From a single Sander vitreus isolate 19-12246 chromosome 2, sanVit1, whole genome shotgun sequence genomic region:
- the mgat3b gene encoding beta-1,4-mannosyl-glycoprotein 4-beta-N-acetylglucosaminyltransferase isoform X1 yields the protein MSWLRGTSASMNPQQAPTRCLRLLCLMKMRRHRVFLFCTVGLCVISFLHYYKALHYVSLLRELSAPYPNIKSFIMVTGFFWREKGVGTTPLSPASPEEAPPLPVLRPSDPKARAVVGAGGGGGGGGGGMGLGIGGVMVGGAGIAGSAGLEMKIRGEPVPPHPWEKQVEHQRGDTLNEERAEDHLKQRNPSHLAHAGPNLPEVPLVGKEHRYMLHKIILPDPSEIMGDLHTVTHKLQDDKTPYFIQTKVGARCFRQGTEVATQKEYSGKSGGSVANGIGNGARAAGQRKPLEVQQQPSIAPKAKTKARGNGKRLVKCVCRPGWHGPYCGVPTMVYHSNLPTKERLTPRDTPRRLINAINVNHEFDLLHVRFHELAQAVDLFLVCESNFTAYGERRPLSFLRLLLNGTYDYIRHKILYVFLDHFPEGGRQDGWIADDYLRTYLTRNGLSRVVGIRSDDVFVINDADEIPAHEGLLFLKLFDGWTEPFAIHMRKSLYGFFWKQFGSLEVVSGCTLGMLRDVYDGDGIKLRRREYYTMPGFRKYENDTGHILVQWSVGSPFHFAGWHCSWCFTPEGIYFKLVSAQNGDFPRWGDYEDKRDLNYIRDLIRTGGWFDGSLQEYPPVDPKEHMYAPKYMLEHYKRYHYLLENPYNKKFQTE from the exons GATGAAAATGCGGCGGCACAGGGTGTTCTTGTTCTGCACAGTGGGCCTGTGCGTCATCTCCTTCCTCCACTACTACAAGGCCCTCCACTACGTCTCCCTGCTGCGTGAGCTCTCCGCCCCGTACCCCAATATCAAGTCCTTCATCATGGTCACTGGCTTCTTCTGGAGGGAGAAAGGTGTGGGCACCACCCCACTAAGCCCCGCCTCCCCTGAAGAGGCCCCTCCCCTACCAGTTCTCCGTCCGTCAGACCCCAAAGCTAGAGCCGTGGTGGGCgctgggggaggtggagggggaggaggaggagggatgggCCTGGGGATTGGGGGAGTCATGGTTGGAGGTGCTGGGATCGCTGGCAGCGCAGGCCTGGAGATGAAGATAAGGGGGGAACCGGTGCCCCCTCACCCTTGGGAGAAACAGGTGGAGCACCAGAGGGGAGACACTCTGAATGAG GAGAGAGCTGAAGACCACTTGAAGCAGCGAAATCCCAGCCACCTAGCCCATGCTGGGCCCAACCTCCCAGAGGTCCCATTAGTGGGAAAAGAGCACCGGTACATGTTGCACAAGATTATATTGCCTGATCCCTCAGAAATAATGGGTGACCTTCACACTGTCACTCACAAGCTTCAAGATGACAAAACACCTTACTTTATCCAAACCAAAGTTGGAGCTCGTTGTTTTAGGCAGGGGACTGAGGTGGCTACCCAAAAGGAGTACTCTGGGAAATCAGGGGGGTCTGTGGCTAATGGAATAGGGAACGGTGCTCGAGCAGCTGGGCAAAGGAAACCCCTGGAGGTCCAGCAGCAGCCCTCCATAGCTCCAAAAGCCAAGACCAAGGCCAGGGGCAACGGGAAGCGGCtggtaaagtgtgtctgtcggCCGGGATGGCATGGACCTTACTGTGGGGTTCCCACCATGGTGTATCACTCCAATTTGCCCACCAAGGAGCGGCTGACGCCCAGAGACACCCCGCGGAGGTTGATCAACGCCATCAACGTTAACCACGAGTTTGACCTGCTGCATGTACGCTTTCATGAGCTTGCCCAAGCAGTTGATCTTTTCCTCGTCTGTGAATCCAACTTTACTGCCTATGGAGAGAGACGGCCTCTGAG TTTCCTGCGGCTCCTTCTCAATGGTACATACGACTACATACGTCACAAGATCCTGTACGTGTTCCTCGATCACTTCCCAGAGGGCGGTCGGCAGGACGGCTGGATCGCCGATGACTACTTGCGTACCTACTTGACACGCAATGGCTTGTCCAGGGTGGTGGGCATAAGATCGGACGACGTCTTCGTCATCAACGATGCGGATGAAATCCCAGCACATGAGGGCCTCCTTTTCCTCAAGCTGTTTGATGGCTGGACGGAGCCTTTTGCCATCCACATGCGCAAG TCCCTGTATGGTTTTTTCTGGAAGCAGTTTGGCTCTCTAGAGGTAGTATCAGGCTGCACATTGGGGATGCTCCGCGACGTCTATGATGGCGACGGCATCAAGCTCCGCCGACGCGAATACTACACCATGCCGGGTTTCCGCAAGTACGAGAACGACACAGGCCACATCCTGGTGCAGTGGTCAGTGGGCAGCCCCTTCCACTTTGCCGGGTGGCACTGCTCCTGGTGCTTCACGCCCGAGGGGATCTACTTCAAGCTGGTGTCAGCTCAGAACGGAGACTTCCCGCGGTGGGGTGACTATGAGGACAAGCGTGACCTCAACTACATCCGCGATCTGATCCGGACGGGGGGCTGGTTTGATGGCTCACTGCAGGAATACCCCCCTGTGGACCCCAAAGAGCACATGTACGCCCCCAAGTACATGCTGGAGCACTATAAAAGGTACCACTACCTACTGGAGAACCCTTACAATAAAAAATTCCAGACTGAGTGA
- the mgat3b gene encoding beta-1,4-mannosyl-glycoprotein 4-beta-N-acetylglucosaminyltransferase isoform X2 — MKMRRHRVFLFCTVGLCVISFLHYYKALHYVSLLRELSAPYPNIKSFIMVTGFFWREKGVGTTPLSPASPEEAPPLPVLRPSDPKARAVVGAGGGGGGGGGGMGLGIGGVMVGGAGIAGSAGLEMKIRGEPVPPHPWEKQVEHQRGDTLNEERAEDHLKQRNPSHLAHAGPNLPEVPLVGKEHRYMLHKIILPDPSEIMGDLHTVTHKLQDDKTPYFIQTKVGARCFRQGTEVATQKEYSGKSGGSVANGIGNGARAAGQRKPLEVQQQPSIAPKAKTKARGNGKRLVKCVCRPGWHGPYCGVPTMVYHSNLPTKERLTPRDTPRRLINAINVNHEFDLLHVRFHELAQAVDLFLVCESNFTAYGERRPLSFLRLLLNGTYDYIRHKILYVFLDHFPEGGRQDGWIADDYLRTYLTRNGLSRVVGIRSDDVFVINDADEIPAHEGLLFLKLFDGWTEPFAIHMRKSLYGFFWKQFGSLEVVSGCTLGMLRDVYDGDGIKLRRREYYTMPGFRKYENDTGHILVQWSVGSPFHFAGWHCSWCFTPEGIYFKLVSAQNGDFPRWGDYEDKRDLNYIRDLIRTGGWFDGSLQEYPPVDPKEHMYAPKYMLEHYKRYHYLLENPYNKKFQTE, encoded by the exons ATGAAAATGCGGCGGCACAGGGTGTTCTTGTTCTGCACAGTGGGCCTGTGCGTCATCTCCTTCCTCCACTACTACAAGGCCCTCCACTACGTCTCCCTGCTGCGTGAGCTCTCCGCCCCGTACCCCAATATCAAGTCCTTCATCATGGTCACTGGCTTCTTCTGGAGGGAGAAAGGTGTGGGCACCACCCCACTAAGCCCCGCCTCCCCTGAAGAGGCCCCTCCCCTACCAGTTCTCCGTCCGTCAGACCCCAAAGCTAGAGCCGTGGTGGGCgctgggggaggtggagggggaggaggaggagggatgggCCTGGGGATTGGGGGAGTCATGGTTGGAGGTGCTGGGATCGCTGGCAGCGCAGGCCTGGAGATGAAGATAAGGGGGGAACCGGTGCCCCCTCACCCTTGGGAGAAACAGGTGGAGCACCAGAGGGGAGACACTCTGAATGAG GAGAGAGCTGAAGACCACTTGAAGCAGCGAAATCCCAGCCACCTAGCCCATGCTGGGCCCAACCTCCCAGAGGTCCCATTAGTGGGAAAAGAGCACCGGTACATGTTGCACAAGATTATATTGCCTGATCCCTCAGAAATAATGGGTGACCTTCACACTGTCACTCACAAGCTTCAAGATGACAAAACACCTTACTTTATCCAAACCAAAGTTGGAGCTCGTTGTTTTAGGCAGGGGACTGAGGTGGCTACCCAAAAGGAGTACTCTGGGAAATCAGGGGGGTCTGTGGCTAATGGAATAGGGAACGGTGCTCGAGCAGCTGGGCAAAGGAAACCCCTGGAGGTCCAGCAGCAGCCCTCCATAGCTCCAAAAGCCAAGACCAAGGCCAGGGGCAACGGGAAGCGGCtggtaaagtgtgtctgtcggCCGGGATGGCATGGACCTTACTGTGGGGTTCCCACCATGGTGTATCACTCCAATTTGCCCACCAAGGAGCGGCTGACGCCCAGAGACACCCCGCGGAGGTTGATCAACGCCATCAACGTTAACCACGAGTTTGACCTGCTGCATGTACGCTTTCATGAGCTTGCCCAAGCAGTTGATCTTTTCCTCGTCTGTGAATCCAACTTTACTGCCTATGGAGAGAGACGGCCTCTGAG TTTCCTGCGGCTCCTTCTCAATGGTACATACGACTACATACGTCACAAGATCCTGTACGTGTTCCTCGATCACTTCCCAGAGGGCGGTCGGCAGGACGGCTGGATCGCCGATGACTACTTGCGTACCTACTTGACACGCAATGGCTTGTCCAGGGTGGTGGGCATAAGATCGGACGACGTCTTCGTCATCAACGATGCGGATGAAATCCCAGCACATGAGGGCCTCCTTTTCCTCAAGCTGTTTGATGGCTGGACGGAGCCTTTTGCCATCCACATGCGCAAG TCCCTGTATGGTTTTTTCTGGAAGCAGTTTGGCTCTCTAGAGGTAGTATCAGGCTGCACATTGGGGATGCTCCGCGACGTCTATGATGGCGACGGCATCAAGCTCCGCCGACGCGAATACTACACCATGCCGGGTTTCCGCAAGTACGAGAACGACACAGGCCACATCCTGGTGCAGTGGTCAGTGGGCAGCCCCTTCCACTTTGCCGGGTGGCACTGCTCCTGGTGCTTCACGCCCGAGGGGATCTACTTCAAGCTGGTGTCAGCTCAGAACGGAGACTTCCCGCGGTGGGGTGACTATGAGGACAAGCGTGACCTCAACTACATCCGCGATCTGATCCGGACGGGGGGCTGGTTTGATGGCTCACTGCAGGAATACCCCCCTGTGGACCCCAAAGAGCACATGTACGCCCCCAAGTACATGCTGGAGCACTATAAAAGGTACCACTACCTACTGGAGAACCCTTACAATAAAAAATTCCAGACTGAGTGA